TCACCTCCAGCTCCTGTAGCACTACCCACTCCTGGTGGGGAAAAATCACGTGTTCAAaatcctcccagcccctccctcgcTCAGTCTTATCCCCAAGCTCCCGGCTGTTACTTGCCAGGCTCACCAAGGCTCCCATAGCTGGGTCCTGCCCAGGGGCCTGGGGACCAGCTGTCTGGTCTCCCAGTGCTGTCATCTGTATGCCCAATGACTCGGACGCCTTCCTAAGCCTCCGGGGGGGGCCTCCGCATTCCTCACCTGTGTACACACCGGCCACACAGGTGTGAACCGAGAGATGAGCGTATTGCAGGGGTCTGTCCAGTGGAGGGTATGAGCAAACCTGTGGTAgtaccttcctcttcctcctcgccACTGTCATCGTGAAATCAACCACCCAAGCCAGAGTGCAgagagcaggggagtgggggacaCAGTGACCCACCTGGTCCTCTCCTTCTGGTTCATTCTGATGACGATCACAGTAATTGTCCACCAACCGGTGCTGCgagcagaggagaggcagaggtggaAAAGACATGCCTGATCCTCCTCCTCGCCGCCCCTGGGGTCGGGACATTCCTAGTTCCTTGCAGCAGATCCCAGataccccccacaccccactcccCCAACCATGCATGGAGAAGCGGTTCTTACCAGCTCAAGTCGTAATCCCTCATTCAGGTCTTTGTCTGGCTGTGGAGGTAACAGTGATATTCAGGCTCATATGACCttgccaccaccccccccacatGCACACATTTGCACACCcgcacacgtgtgcacatgtaGAAACATTGCTCCACAGGGTGCAGGGTCCACTGTGTTTCCAAAGCCCTGAGCTCTCCATCCCGGCCAAGGGAAGGACTGGCAGCAGCTGGTCCTCTCTGAGGTGGTGACAGAAAGGCAGGGGCACCTTCAGACCCATCTCCCCTGCCCAGACTCTTGGCTTGACCCACAGAAGTGCAAGGCACCCCAGAGTCTCCCTCACGAGTCTACCTGAGGGCCAGATCTGGTTTCCAGGGCATACAGGTCTACTGGGATTGGTgcttcctctggccctctccaGCTGCCACACACACATGTGGGGTCTACCTCCTAGAATAACCCCTTTGTCCCACAACACACACTGTTCCCCAGGACCCCtgacacacacaaagacacagatACAGAACTGCTCCCCGTAATCTACCCCCAGACAGGAAATCTGGCCACACAACCAGGACCTGCTCTGTAAAGTGAGTAATTcagggatggctcagtgggttaagcatctgccttcagcccaggtcctaACCCGGAAATCCtggggtcagcagggagcctgcttctctctctgcctctgcctgccacttcccctgcttgtatgctctttctctctctctctgacaaataaataaaatcttaaaaaaaaattaatacaggggcgcctgggtggctcagtgggttaaaccctctgcctccggctcaggtcatgatcccagggtcctgggattgagccccgcatcgggctctctgctcagcggtgagcctgcttctccctccctctctctgtctgtctctctgcctacttgtgatctctgtctgtcaaataaataaaattaaaaaaaaaattttaaaaaattaatacagtgAATGACTTAAAGCAAAAGGAGACTGTGAAGCCATTTGTCAACAAATTATTCAGAATTTCAGGAAAGTGATGGCAGAGCACTTGACCCAGCAAGCTAAGGGTCATTATGAGACTGGGGCCCTGTTGAGTGGCTCAGACCCCCTGCTTCGCCAGGGGACTCCCCCACTGGCCCAGGAGAATGGGACAGAGCCAGGTGCATGTGGAGGGATCCAGAGGTCCGGGGCCAGTGCAGGTGGGAGAAGGGGGACCCACAGCGTGGATATagtatccaggcacccccccacccccccactcatTCTCACTCACCTTGGAGAAGCCCATGGCTATTCAGGTCTCCAGGGGCTGTGACCTGGTGAGAGAGGAACAAGTGTGTGCAAGTCttcagagaagcagcctccccaccacccccatggAAAGTCCCTTTGGCTGCAgctccctccccaggcctccaCGGAGACATCGGAGATATCACCTTCTCACAGATTCTCCCAGCTGAAGTTTCCACTTCTGAGAAAGAGCTGCTCTTttaagagggaggagggaggagggaggagggaggagggaggaaattgGAGCTTGTCCTAAAGGCAGGAtgtgaggctgtgtgtgtgtgtgtgtgtgtgtgtgtgtgtgtgtgtgtgtttgacacagagacagaagcaaATGACAGGCAGGGAGACCCAAGGGCCTgagagggggtgggtgggcacAGCTCTAGCCTAGACCCCTCCACACCCTGAGCTAGGGCAGGAATCTCAGAGCCTGGAAACAGGCCCCTTCCTCAACCTCATCAGTCTGGGatgagggaggggcagtgggaaagtCCAGACTTGGGAAAGCACAGGGAGATGTTCTCTGAGCTCAGGAAAATGAAGTCATCCAGTTGGGGGGGTCAAGGTCCTGAGGAATGCTGGCCAGGTCACATGGAGTGGAGTGGATCCCAGCACCAAAGTCCAGAGAAGGTTCCAAGAACCTCCCGGCCCAGGTGTAGCAGGACCTGCCGGACCCCTGGGGTGGGCCCACCAGGCAGGGCACCCGAACAGACTGGCCCATGGGACCCTGCAGGGATGGCTGGAGCTGATGCCCAGCTACCAGGGGGCAGGGTGATGCCCTCAGGGGAGGCTGAGCGTGGCTTGCTGTCTGCCTAGGCCCAGATGACCAGGTGATCCTGAGCTTTCCTGGGGCCAAGGGATGTCAGGGTCCTGCTGCCCTCAGGCACCTGAGtgtggtggggcagaggggggaCATCCCAGGTGCCAGGCAGTCCTCACGGGACTCCCTCCCAGCTCCCCCGCAACCCTGCTCTGCAGCCAAAGCCCCTCCCAGTTCAGCAcagcctctgtccttcccctgtaTGGGCGCCCAGAGCTCACACAAAAAAGTACTTGAGCCAGGGGTGCTTAAACTGCAGAAACGTATCATCTCCCACTTCTGCCGCCCTGCCAGGACTGGCTCAAAAACCACCATCTGCAGCCATTTTGTATTTCATTGCGGTCTGTGccattttctttatggtttcaGTGAGAAAGAATTCACATACAATTCACCCATCCAAATGTAGGATTTTCATCACCTCAAGGAGAAATCCCATACCCCTTAGCCAGAATCCCCAGATCCcaaaaccccacccccaccagtccCAGGCAACCAGATTGCCCccgttctggacatttcatataaatggagtcacatGGAAATGGTCACATTATGTGACCTTTGTGTCCAGCTCCCTGCACGTAGCACAGGGTTTTCAATCCATGTTGGCGGCGACATGTATGAGAACTTCATTCCTGGGatgcttggggggctcagtcggttaagcctctgccttctgctcgggtcatgatcccagggtcgtgggatcaagtcccacattaggctccctgattagcaggaagcctgcttctccctctccctcagctgcactcacgttctctctctctcaaacaaacaaataaaatcttacaaaaaaagaaaagaacttcactcctttttacggctgaataatattccatcgcaGGAGTCTGCCACCTTACATAGCTGTTCCCCTGCGGATGGGACACTCggattgtttctaccttttggccaTTATGAATCCTGTCTCTGTGAGCACGTGTGTGCAGATTTCTGTAGACAGGGTTTTCCTTCTCTTGGGTAGACACCTAGGAGAGGAACAGCTGACTCATGGTAACTGTTTCAAAGTTACTGCACCATTTTGTATCCCAGCAGCAGCACTTACTATAATGTTGTTTTGAGTTCAGTCACCGCAGCGAGTGTGAAATAGCCCCCGGTGTGGTCTGCGGTTGCTTTCCCCTTAGGACGAGTGACCTAGAGCAGCTCTCAGGTGCTTGTTGACCACTGGGCATCTTCCTTGGAGGAGTGTCTATTCTGATTCTCAGCCCCTTTTTAAACGGGGTTGTTACCCTTCTTGTAATGACATTGTAAGAGTATGTTATATATTCCCGATACAAGTCTCTTTTCACCTATGTCCTTTGCAAATGTggtctcccattttgtgggtggTCTTTTCATTCCTtatggtgtcctttgaagcacagatGGGACCAcgccattaaaaaataaataaaactaataatttgACGTGGCATTTTCCTGAAGTatactaaatacatttttaaaaactagagaaGTTTCCACGGAGCAATGATAGTACAGATTTCACCTTGGACGCTGATCCTCTGAGCTCCCCTGGCCGACTTTTGGGttcccctctctgctttcttctcccactcattccctctccatctgccgcCCCACTGCCCATCAACTCTGAACCCCACCTTCGTCTACAGAACAGAGTGAGATTCAGGTCTATCAAGCTCTTGTGGCCAAACTCATGCCAGGTCCCTCTGTGCTCAGAAGCAAAGAagggctttcattttctttgtcctcCTGTATGAGGcttgtaagattttaaaatacaagtttcctcctccacctcttttGAAAGGATCCTGACAGAGGCCCGGATTTCTGGATTTCCGGCAGCTTAGGATCCAGGTCATGGACTGGTTGAAGACCTCTGGTTGTTGCCTTCCTACTGGTCGGCTTGTTGCAGCCCacgaaccgcccccccccccatcccctgaCTGACTGACAGGCAGGCAACCTCCCTGCATTCTGGGATTTCCACCCTCAGTCCCCACCCCAGGCAGCCTTGTGGGCTGGAGGGCATCCCAAGAATGGTGCCTAAGTACCTCCACCCATAGACCAGGGCCATCAATCTGACTCTCTGGGAATGTCAAGAGCTTGGCCCCTAGGAGGGAGAACATGGCAGAGACACAGGAAAACCACAGGACAGGGTTCCCAGCTGCTGTCCCAGCTCCCTTGCCCACCTCCAAGCTTACTCAAATGCAGACTTTTGCTCTCACCCCCATTCAGGATGAGGGTGTGAGGTCtgcaagtttgtttttgtttgtttcatttgttttttgaggtCTGTGTTTTTAAGTTCCCCAGGTGATTTTGATGTGCAATATTCCAGAAGTATAGTTCCAGAGGCACTGATTTAGACCCTGAAttctgtaggtttttgtttttgttttgaagtctgcatttttaagttccccaggtgattctgatgtagaATATTCTAGAAGTATAGCTCCAAAGGCACTGATTTAGATCCTGAATTCTGCAGGGAGTCCTGCGAGGGTGAGTGAGGTGGCCCACCCACTTATCACCCAGAGGTGCTGAGGAAGCAGTGCCCTGGACTGAGGGGAGCTAAATCCACACCGCACAGAGCTGAGGAGAATCCCAGAGTTCTCCTTGAGGGAAGCGGCAGATACTCTGGTGTGGAGGCATGGAGAGGATTTGTAGGGCTAGGAGGGTGTTCTGTTGAGCGGGGACAGTACTGGGTACAGAGTAGTGACCAGAAAGCAGGTGCATGGGGCCTACATTGTGGAGAGTCGCCTGGGTGGCCACTGATGTCACCCAAGACACACCTACGTGTGCTCAGGGGTAGTTTCAGGGCTGGGTCTGGGGTCTCCAACCCTGTGGCATTGACCAGTGTCTTGGAAGCGGGACAGAGTGGGACATTCCTGAGAAACTCCGAGCAGCGGGTGGAGACAGAGGCAGTGGTTCAGTTTCCCAGTCAGGCCGTTCCTCCAAAGCCCGAACAGCCCAGAGCTGCTCCTAAGAGCCGCTGTCGTCCTGAAGGGGGTTGTTAAGGCGTCCCTCCGCGGCGGCTGCGCTCTAAGAAATACCAGTTATTCCGGGAAAAGGAGCGTCCGGCGGGAGGAGTGCGCACTGGTACCCCCGCAACCGCGCGGGTGGGGCAAGGGAGGCGACGCCGTGCACCTGACCTGCCCAGTCTAAGCGCCAGCTCTTTCTCCCCAGTCTCCAAGGCTTAGCTCCACCCACATGCCCCCATCTGCGTCCCTGCAGAGTCCCGCCCCTGGGAAGAGAGGATGCACCTCCGCAGCGACTCAGGACCACCCCCCTAAACACAGACCCGCGGTGGCAGACCCGTCCCCCTTAAGGGGAGGCGACGCCCCCCACCAGCAGGGCCAGAAGGGACAGCAGGAAGGACAGCGACGGCCTCCCTGAGGCCTCATTGATTTCGCAAGAACAATCGCAGGTCCCCGGTTCCAGGGTCGCCCTGGGGGGCCGGGGGGAATGTGGACGGGCGCTGGGGGCCGGGCAGTCCAGCCACTTGGGGCCCATGGGCTGGGGGGAGTCAGGATCGGCCTTGACGCTGCCCTTGGGAAAACGCCAGTAGTGGGCGCCCTTGAAGAAGTAGGTGTCACCTGCGCGGGAGAGAGGAGACACTTCGGGGCCGGTCCAGGCTGCTTCTCCCACCGCGCCGCGTCTCTCCCGAGAGCTCCCCGAAACCCCCAGGAGGACCCCTCTCCCCGTGCCCAGggcctccagcccctcccagcaCCTTCTCCCACCTGCGTTGCTGACGCTGACATCGTCCGGGGCGTGAGGAGCCCCTTCCCAAAGACTCAGATCGCGCGGGTAGCCGGGGTCTGGGCGCGCCGCCGCCTCGTCGTAGCGCCAGTAGCGCCCGCCCCGGATCAGGTAGGTCTTCCCGTTCAGCGGCCACGAGAACACGGCGTCCACCTCCTCTCCCGCCGGCAGCCCCAGCTCGGTGAGCGGCCGCGGGGCGCCCTCCAGCTGCCGGTCTTGGAACACCCAGAACTGGGGGcctgcggggcggggcgggggagggccgcGCAGGTGAGCAGGtgcgcccccgcccccactccgcGCGTGCGGGCCCCAGCGCTGTCCCGGCCCCTACTCACCGCTGAACAGCAGGATGCGGCCGTCGGGATGCCTGGCATAGGCGGCCTGGATGACCTTCACCTCCGCGGGCAGCCCCTCCCAGAAGCGATGGAGCCGCGCGGGCCGGGGGGACACCAGCTGGCCCGAGGGCTGCAGGCGCCAGAACCAGGGGCCTGTGGTGGGAAAGGGGCGGGCGTGGGGGGCATGAGACGGCAACAGATCTCCCTCCCGGCGCATGGCTCGGGTAGAGTGGccttgttttgtggttttagcCCTTAAAGTGCTGCATCCTGGGGGAAAAACCCCAACTCTGTGGGGTCGGGAGATCCGGAGTAACTGACTCACCTTTGAAGAAGAATATCTCACCGCGGATGTTAGCAATGGCATCGAAATTGCCGTCACATCGGTCGGGGACGGGAAGAGAGGGGctagggaggaaaggagaggtgagcaGAGAGGGCCGGGGCTCCTGGTCTCTTGGCTTAACTGTTAGGACAGTCCCATGGGCTAGGGACGCTCACCACGCCCATCTCACCAAGGACCACCCTGAGGTTAGGGACTTCACCCTGGGTCGTGCAGCTGGAGGGGACTCACCTGTccgggggcagggcagggggcgggggagcaggggCCAGGGGTTTTCTTGTGGGCTTATCGTAGGGGGTTTCAGGCACCTTCCCtgtggagagagagagttagCAAGGCCTGAGTTTCCTGCTCTGCTGCAGCGGAGGCCGGGGACAGAGCACCCCTCTCCCGCCCCCATACCGTAGAGCTGCTGCAGGCCTTCGCGGTCGTCCTGGGACAGGCGGTACTTGTGGGGTTCGCCAACCGGGCCCTGGTAGAAGGGCCTCATAATCGAGTTGGGTGCTGAGGAGTGGCCCAGGCCCAGAGCGTGGCCAAACTCATGGACAGCCACAGCGAACAGGTCAGTCCCCTCGCcatctggggaaggagggaacaTGGACTAgacctgtgcccctcccccacaccaggaAGGGAGGCAGCCTGGAAGCCCCTGGAGTGGGGCCTGCTGGCAGAGGGGAGCAACCAGGAGATCCTCCAGAGATGGCTGTCCCCAGACCCTTCCGCGAGCCATTTTGTCCTTCTTCTGTGTGTTCACTtatttggtagattttttttttagtagcctTATTTGGCAGTTCTGGAAACTTGGGGAGCGGGCTGAAGAGACCCATGGAAGAGGttagggaaggggcaggaggagacagTCTGGACAGAGGAAGCCGGCCTCCAGGCAGGGAAGCCTGTCCATAAGGAACACTCTGGGGGAAACAGGAACATAGGgatgcatttctctctctcccagaagGCCCAGTCCCTGGAGTTTCCCTCCTCTAGGCTTGTCTGTGGTCAGAACTCCCCTCCCATGGTCCCCTCAGCCTCTGTCCCCAAGACCTTCACCCCGCTCCCACCCCCTCAGTCCTCTGtcaccctcccccatctcccccttcccacagcctccacccttctcctgcctccccagggtcctggctgcCTTCCGGCCTCTGCAGTCCATCCACCTCCTCAGGCAGGCACTCTCAGACCACAGCCTGCTGGCCCTGGCGGCCAGCCTTGTACCCAGCCTCTCTGACCACAGCCTCTTCCTTGGGGACCAGCCTGGGCGCCAGGATGAGCCTCTTCACGCTCTCAGTTGCTGGCCGAATCCCAGCTCCTCATTGATCCGCGGGCCAGCTTCTTCTCCCGCCGCTGAGAGGCCAAGAGACCACAACAGCAAGATGGCAAGAGAGGCAAGCAGCCGCCCAAGGAGGCCCGATGTCCACAGATGCTGATCGACTGCATGCAAATCTCTAACTTGGGCCAGTGCTGCTGAAAGTGGGTTTATTGGAAGGGACCTGGTGATCTGAAAAGCAAATTTCTCTCAACCCCTAAGGGCTGCTGGATGAGAGTATAAGAAAGAAATGGGTGAGCAAGTATTAAGAAGAGTAGTGAGTACGTGCCCACATTTTCCTCTCATAAAACCTCTTCTTCCTGTCCTCATTTGATGGgtaggaaactaaggcacagggaGGTCGAGTCCAGTGATGGTATAGCCAAGTCCTCTGCCTACACCGTCCTGCCTTTCAGCAGTGACTTCAGATGGTCTGGGTCAAACTGCACAGGTACTGAAGAATTTTGTTGGCTGTGGTTTTCTTATTGCCCTGGAGCCTTTTTCTGAGAAACTGGAGGAAGTTTGGTGTCCACATCAAGTACATGtccttcttcccccacctcacccctcctACCCCTGCTTTGCCTCTCCTCTGGCCACACCCTTCCTTGCACCTTCTCCTGCTTTGCAGCTGGGGGAAGACACACCACTGCAGCCCCAGCCATGAGATCCCAGGTGGCCTTTCTTCAGGGTCCTTGACACCTCCGCTCAGCTCTGCTCTAGACCTCAACGGACAGCTCCTCTGTGCTCTCCATTAGCCTGAACGCCAGGCACATGGCCCCTTAGGCTGCACCCCAGCTCTGGCTCCCAACTCTTAGGTGACAAATGCTGACAAATGTGTTTCCTATTTCATCAAGACAGGCCAGCCGATGTAATCTGTAACTTCCTGTGTGCCTGGGCAGACAGCTCCACCTCCCCCACACtcacctcctgccctgccctgccctgtgcAAGGACCTTGCTTCACTTACCTCCAAAAGGACAAGAACAATGCcccacccatccctccatccatccctgCATCCAtgtgtctatccatccatccatccttccattcatgcatgcatccatccatccacctgtccatccatccacccacctgtCCATCTATCCAGcaatctatccattcatccatccacttgtccatccatccatccatccacttgtccatccatccagtaatctctgcatccatccatccagcaatctatccatccaaccatccacttgtccatccatccatccatccatccatccatcacctgtccatccatccatccatccatccatccttctgtccatccatccacctgtccatccacttgtccatccatccagcaatctatccatccatccatccacttgtccatccatccatcc
The sequence above is a segment of the Mustela lutreola isolate mMusLut2 chromosome 17, mMusLut2.pri, whole genome shotgun sequence genome. Coding sequences within it:
- the MMP25 gene encoding matrix metalloproteinase-25 → MLRLLALLLPLLPPSPVSAPEPSAQDVSLGVEWLTRYGYLPPPHPAQAQLQSPAKLRDAIKVMQRFAGLPETGILDRVTMATMQRPRCSLPDLLGVAELVRRRRRRRRYALSSSKWEKRTLTWRVRSFPQSSALTAETVRTLMHHALSTWGIESGLRFQELDSQDPTEPDILIDFARAYHQDSYPFDGQGGTLAHAFFPGEHPISGDTHFDDEETWTYGSKDGEGTDLFAVAVHEFGHALGLGHSSAPNSIMRPFYQGPVGEPHKYRLSQDDREGLQQLYGKVPETPYDKPTRKPLAPAPPPPALPPDSPSLPVPDRCDGNFDAIANIRGEIFFFKGPWFWRLQPSGQLVSPRPARLHRFWEGLPAEVKVIQAAYARHPDGRILLFSGPQFWVFQDRQLEGAPRPLTELGLPAGEEVDAVFSWPLNGKTYLIRGGRYWRYDEAAARPDPGYPRDLSLWEGAPHAPDDVSVSNAGDTYFFKGAHYWRFPKGSVKADPDSPQPMGPKWLDCPAPSARPHSPRPPRATLEPGTCDCSCEINEASGRPSLSFLLSLLALLVGGVASP